In the genome of Silurus meridionalis isolate SWU-2019-XX chromosome 17, ASM1480568v1, whole genome shotgun sequence, the window ataatttcTTTATTCAACTTTCATTAGGACATTTCAGAGTAAAGTCTACATCTATTATTTCATCTCTGCAGGCTGCAGATAATaaagtgcatgtatgtgtgtgtgtgtgtgtgtgtgtgtgtgtgtgtgtgtgtgtgtgtgtttgttttgtatttatccACAGACGTCCCACAAAATTCCATCTATTCTAAAAGTAATGTGGAACTGGGAGCACAGAACACACTCATCTGTCACTCAATGCGTTTCTTCCCTCCTCCTGTCCGCATCCACTGGACCAGAAATGGAGAAGATGTGACAGAGAGCTCCACACTCAGTCAGTTCTACCCTAATGAAGACAACACCTACAACCAGTTCTCCCACCTGACCTTCACTCCTCAACAAGGAGATGTTTACAGCTGCACAGTGGAGCACAAGGCGCTGCAGATACCTGACACCATGACATGGGGTGAGAGAGCAAATTAACCAGAAATGATAAAACCTGGCAAGAAAGGATTACAACATAAACAATAATTACATCATGAgcaaaataatgtttctttaattaaagaacacaataacattgtgtgtgtgtgtgtgtgtgtgtgtgtgtgtgtgtgtgtgtgtgtgtgtgtatagacgtGGATGTTAAGCTTCCCAGTGTAGGTCCGGCTGTGTTTTGTGGAGTGGGTCTGGCTGTGGGGCTTCTGGGAGTCGCTACTGGAACTTTCTTCCTGGTTAAAGGAAACCAGTGTAACTGATACTACAGAGTTCAGAAGAACTACAGTCTCAATAAGTCCTGTAACTTTCCTGAACTGTATCTaataaactgattaaataaatattggtaaaatataatatttttgtatcTGTAATAAATTCATGTTAAAGATTTACTCTAAGTGTCCTGTTTTCTAGGTGTATTTACAGACATTACAGGACTTACACTGACCACTGTTTTCCAGTGTGTGATTGGTTGTAATTATTCttcattgattgtttttttttacatttatggtgtttatttgtttactggTTAATTTGTTAACTGGTGAAGTGAATTTAAAGAAAATAGTTCTGTAGGCAATGAGAAATTAAAAGGATAAAGATTTAGATTCCATGCATGTTATTATATTGCAGgatattttattaaatcctTTATATGTCTATTATTCcaaataaatgagtaaaaccTTTCAAAATCTCcaaatcttttttctcttttaaagctATTAAGGCTTAAACCAATCagcaaataaaagcaaagtttCTAAGAGTTACGACTTTACCCCTGACTGTTATAAAGCACTGAGTCTTTACAATCAGCAGTTATTATAGAAACATATCAGaacaaatgcattaatataaaccaggGACCTGTAGCAGCAAAACTGTTAGaactgctgttacagaaaaataatcaataccTTCCCAGAATCCAGAATCCAACAGAGCTGATATCTTAAACACTAAAAGATCAATCAGAGAAACCAAAATCAATCATTTAGTGTCTAAatattgaaattattatttgttacaGAAATTGGATGTGAAAACAGATAAAATCATcagcacaacacagcacacaacttacaggtgtatatatacacacagttctCACAGTGACCTGTAGAGCAATAAAGAGTAAGAAGAACTGGTGATATGGTCCGAGATTCTGCTCATTGCTCTATTTGCAGTATTACGTGGTGCATGCTGGCTCACATCGCTACACACTTCCGCATTCTATTCTCTGTTGCAGTGTGTTTTTGCTTTGGTTCTGTGTCAcatgtgtttgttttgattCATGTAATGTCTGATCCAAGATAACAGCGTGGTGGTAGCTTACAGTGGAAATCCAAAACAGTCATAGCAGGCGTGCCATCACCAGACTCCACTGATATACATGATTAATCCACAACATGTCAGACACAATGATACATGAAATTGGCTTGCTGCAAGGACCAGGCTTCCAAACATTGGTGTTCCTCAATGTCGACGGCAGAAGGAGTGGATATAGGAAGCATTGCATGAGAAAGCAGACACGCAGGAAGAGAGCAGGAGTCTGCGCTAGGCTTAATGCAAACCCTTACTGGCCTGCTCTACCATCAATGCTTCTATCAAATGTCTACTCCATGGACAATACACTGGACTACACCTGATTCCGGCAACCTACATGTTCCATCTTTGTTTTCTCTGAGCCATGACTAAACAACAGAGTTTCAGATGCCTCCATTCAGCTGGATGGATGCTGATGCTAACTGCactgtaaaaaatgaaaagttgaCTTAACTTAAAATTTCAAGGCAAGTTGCTGCACAGCTTTTTTGAGTTTACTCAACTTTGGACCAAGTTGTTCATTCAACTCAAATCACCGAGTAAAGTCACATATCTCTTTTTTGTTCAGCTAACAGTGCAGTTGTTCACTCAACTCATATCACTGAGTAAAGTCAGCTAACACAGTTTTTCTAGTTAAAATTACTTGTAATTATTTTCCAATGTGTCCCAATAAATTATGTTATGTGAACATTTTTCTATGAGTTTTCTGGACAAACATGTTTTGTTAGCATTTACacaatgttataaaataaaactataaatgcagactttaagttttgtttgtttattatcttAAATACAAACAAGGTCAAACAATAGCCATACCTCCTAGAAAAAACAgaaagtcaaaataaaaatcctagAAAAAtgtcaatcaataaaaaaacaatctgaaGATAATTGAAGATTCACTTTTAACCTTTTAATGTGTAAAGGCTTTGACTTTATTCCTTAGATgcttaaaacataaaacactaataaacatgtaaaattaaacatattaaaacatAGAAGTtcaacactgtaacactgtCAACAATGTCAACATGTACCTTACAAAATACACTGCAATCAATgaaaatttttaaacaataaaataaattagtacaaatataaattaaattgaaataaaataacaaataaaatggcaCAATAAAGAATctgaaaagatgaaaaataaacacaatcaacaacaaaacaaattaaataaaaatgacattgtaagacattatattaacattttaacaactcagtttaacaatttattttattaattaacattttaacattaagaTGCTAATATTTGTTGAAATCAAAAGATGTTCACACCAAAATGTCAACATTCCCAGTAAGAGTTTACTTTTCACGGACTGTACCTTTGCAGAGCAGTAAGCCCCATTTTCATAACACCAAAAaactaacatttttaaaacatttttaaacatagttCAACAATTCACAGTTCAACAACGTTCACAGGAAGAGCTTAGTTTTTAAAGACTGTACCCTTGCAGAGCATCGAATGCCCATTTCCATGAACACCTTCTCAATTACCTCAAAAGTATATTTGAGTTCTTTTGGGTATTCTTGTAAGATGTGATGAGTTCACTTCGGGTTTTTTGAGATGCAAATACAGttgtcataaaaacaattccaatTTACTCGTCCTCCATGTCGCAGTCTTGTGTTTTAGAAGTTGTTCTTGAGAAGAGTGGGCAAATATTACATTGCATGCTGAGCTCTGAAACCAGAAACCCCAGTAAATaaggtgtatatgtgtttgtgccTATTGCTGACCAATGTACACTGGCGATctaaattagagaacaatttataaacaattgaacaattctgaaataatgtcatcttcactgctcaacagttgaaggagtttttgtcctgtctataccatgctaccagaacaccttttccacaaaataactaaggcattttaaaaaaaacattattttgcagaaaacacactgatcaaaattagagaacactttcagacacctcccagttattggtgttaatctggcacctggtgctaatttccttgattatctgtcaacccctatttaactggcagcctaacttccagtttcgctgactctgcaagatggtgggccgttctaaagtgactgaaagcctccggcagcaggttgtccagatgaaggccaaagggacgaccctatcagccataacaagacaagttggtcgttccaaatctgtgatttcaagtatatttaatctttacaacatcacaaactcattcaagtccgccaagaagacaaatacaagagaggacaggatcctgcggaggatctcaatgggcaatcgtttccacactgcagctgaaattgctcaccagttcagcgctgaaaagggtaaggatctgtctcgtcatacagtgtcttgacatttaagagcatttggactgaaagcccactctgcagtgaccaaacctctcattagcagaaagcatcaaaaggctagactaagctttgctgaggagcatgttgtgtggacagagaagaactggtccaaagttcacttcagtgataaaagcaagtttaatttatttgggtcgatgggaaacattatgttcggcgacaaactggagaaagactgaacccaaagtgtgtaaagaagtcagtgaaaagtggaggaggaagtgtcatggtttggggcatgttttctgcagcaggagttgggcctcttatacagctacatggcagagtgaatgcaaatgtttatcagaaccttcttcaacaacatatggttccttccctgcgttcatcacccaatcagcctgcagtgttcatgcaggacaacgctccatgtcacacagcaaaacgggtaaagcagttccttgaaactgaaaacattgaaataatgacatggcctgcccagagtcctgatctcaacccaatagagaacctctggagaatccttggtgacaaagttatggccaagaaacccactacagtcactgaATGTTGTAACCTTTGGAAAatgttgttgtaatcttttttccatgctacagtcattgttgttctctaattttgatcagtgtgttttctgcaaaataatgtgttttttttttttttattttgtggaaaaggtgttctggtagcatggtataaaCGGgaaaaaaactccttcaactgttgagcagtgaagatcacattatttcataattgttcaattgtttataaattgttctccaATTTTGATTGCCAGTGTATGTTATGCTATGGTGTACAGGCAAATATCAtgtacaacaacaaaacaaatatctacaaaaaatatctatagagaaatatctataaaatattaccAGTATTTGGGTCAAAACACTACACTGGTCTAGGTCTGTTGGTAACATGGAAAATTAATCAGCATCACAAAcaccagtattttttttcttttttataatccatcatgtaaattcttaaaaaataataaaagttgcATAAAAAATACTGGTGTTCTTGTGATAAAGATTTCTTGTTCATGTTACCAAAAGGCCTAGACCTTAGTGCTGCTTACGACTTAAGACTTGTGTTTAATGCTGAAGTGAATTGAGTTTTCTGCGCTTCGTCACCACGATCAGGCCTTTCTGTGGAACAGCAGCAGCTGTAACAGTaatctaaaatgttaaatatctaACTGGATGGCCCGTTGTTGCATCATGGGCGATGGGCAAAAATTGATTGCAATTTGTATCATGCCCATTGAGTTTTAAGCGCATTACACCGAGTGCTATTATCTATGCCGAACACGACAGCGTTACGACAAAAgacaataaacacattaaatacaagACATTTGTAGGGTTTCattgatttaaaacacacaattgtgtttTATACTGGCATTAAAAGCTCTAACAAGAGTATATATTTGCATGTCGCGatgttttacaaacatttcaaccatataataaaatgtaataaaatgaataaagacaCTTACTTTAATAAACGATGAAGTTTGGGTTGATTAGTTCGTCATGATCTTCTGCTCCCAAATCTTTTCCGATAACTGTGGTAAATAAAGCCATTGCAAACCATGAAGTTAGATTTGCAAGATATAAAACTGGGATTGCGACATATTTTCACCTTGATAAGAACGTTCATGCCTTAACGCCGGCACTGCGTTCATGCAAActtgctttaaaataataagctTGACCAGTGACACTACATTTCTTAGTTATGACTTTCAAAACCAGGTCAAAaacaattgtacattttattggcATTAAAAACTCCAACTAACATTAGATACATTTGCATGTTGCAAACAATGTTTAATGCTCACACTGATGTTtcacaaacattacaaacatttcaacattataaaaaatataataaaatgaataaagatgcTTACTTTAAACGCTGACGTTTGAAGAGTGGATGAAGCTGTCCTGAAGCTTGACTGATGATCAAAATGGCGCTATCATTCCATGTTCACTCCAACGTCTGCACGTTATAGCGCGCATGCGCCAACCTCCAAGCCAACTTGTGTGCTTGTAAAGTTATATGTGCATATCCAGTCAACATTTCAAATTAAGTTGGTCAGACAATTTTTGAACCAACTTATTTCCACTTATTAAGTCAACTTTTTTGAGTAGTATTGTCCAGTTAACTAATAGATATAAGTTATTCAAACTTTTCGAAAGTTGGATTTTTTACAGTGCACCACCTGTCTGTGATAGTGCTTTGTCTCTCCACAGCTGATGTGAGCAAAGCTCTAAACAgagttaacacacacaaagctgcAGGACAAGACagcattcctggcagagtgatCAGAAGGTGTGCAGACCAGCTAGCAGAtgtttttactgacatctttaacatctcTTTAAGCAGCACTGTTGTTTCGATGTGCTTCAGGGCCACTACCAACGCCAGTGTGCCAAAGAGTTACCGTGTCTTGCCTCAAAGACTACCATCCCGTCAGACTCACTCCTATCTTCATGAAGTGCTTTAAAACAGTCCTGTTCATGAACAGCACCTCCAGCACcatcacactgagcactggggcacctcagggctgtgtgctcggGCCATTGCTGCTCACACTGCTGACTCAGAACTGTGTAACGATGTACAGCTCAAATCACTTCATGAAGTTTTCCGATATCATGACTGTGGTGGGTCTCATTAGCAAGAATGAAGAAGTGCAGAGAATAACAGTCTGGTGCAAAGCCTTTAACTTGTCTCTGTATgtggacaaaacaaaagagatggttgtttgCTTCAGGAGGATCAGTGTGGTCTCTCCTcctccatcatggacatttacaccacacgctgcatccacaaagATACCAGCATTgtgattaaaacacacacacacacacacacacacacacacacacacacac includes:
- the LOC124400114 gene encoding H-2 class II histocompatibility antigen, E-D alpha chain-like — its product is MLCPNTVKMKILLIFMILSYVKDIRAQIKHVDIQLSGCTESDKEFVMEQDEDEIFHSDFKKQGLVMKLPDFADPINWPTAYEYSVSEQEICKHNLDLAVSVYKNPPEALDVPQNSIYSKSNVELGAQNTLICHSMRFFPPPVRIHWTRNGEDVTESSTLSQFYPNEDNTYNQFSHLTFTPQQGDVYSCTVEHKALQIPDTMTWDVDVKLPSVGPAVFCGVGLAVGLLGVATGTFFLVKGNQCN